One Oceaniferula flava genomic window carries:
- a CDS encoding assimilatory sulfite reductase (NADPH) flavoprotein subunit: MIKFPAHSPFSPEQQQQLSGMLSSLNPPQVAWLGGFLSGVQSDAAATAQPVAAKKLTVLYGTESGNSEELAEQVFKTAKKKGFKAQIVNMSETTASALKEAGSLLVVVSTWGDGDPPEAAEEFYKDLMSADVSLDGVEFSVCALGDTGYDQFCETGKQIDARLEKLGAKRVADRVDCDVDYEESFQQWSDSVWKVLGDAAAAAAPAVADFAAPVAQVYDKKNPFPAEVIDNQLLSGDHSAKETIHLEFSLEGSGFDYEPGDVLAVIPRNAKDVVDAVLKASGLDADATVDVKGVGNKKLSAALTEDLDITGLSRKIVSAWQQISGSEELAKLLDDAAKGEFKDWSYGREIIDLLEEHPAKSVTAQQFVDILRKLPPRLYSIASSPKAHPGEVHLTVAAVRYESHGKSRKGVASTYLADDAKKGTPVSVYVHKNKNFRLPENGDTPIIMVGPGTGIAPFRAFVEERAETQAKGDSWLFFGDQKYNEDFLYQLELQDHLKNGSLSRLDVAFSRDQPEKVYVQHKMLENAKELWQWLEKGAHFYVCGDASRMAKDVHDALLEIIATEGGKSPEEADAYLAALKKDKRYQRDVY, translated from the coding sequence ATGATTAAGTTTCCAGCCCACTCTCCATTTTCTCCCGAACAGCAGCAGCAACTCTCGGGAATGTTGTCGTCCTTGAACCCGCCACAGGTCGCGTGGCTGGGTGGTTTTCTGTCCGGTGTGCAATCGGATGCCGCAGCGACCGCTCAACCGGTCGCAGCGAAAAAGCTGACGGTGCTTTACGGCACGGAATCCGGGAACTCGGAGGAGTTGGCGGAGCAGGTTTTCAAGACGGCGAAGAAAAAAGGCTTCAAGGCCCAGATCGTCAATATGTCCGAGACCACCGCGTCCGCGCTGAAAGAGGCCGGCAGCTTGCTGGTGGTGGTCAGCACCTGGGGCGACGGCGATCCGCCGGAGGCTGCGGAAGAATTTTACAAGGACCTGATGTCCGCCGATGTCTCGCTGGACGGGGTGGAATTCTCAGTCTGTGCGCTGGGCGACACCGGCTACGATCAATTTTGCGAAACCGGCAAACAAATCGACGCCCGACTGGAAAAGCTCGGTGCCAAGCGCGTGGCGGATCGGGTCGACTGTGATGTCGACTACGAAGAATCCTTCCAGCAGTGGAGTGATTCCGTCTGGAAAGTGCTCGGTGATGCCGCAGCGGCCGCTGCACCGGCGGTGGCTGATTTCGCTGCCCCAGTGGCCCAAGTTTACGACAAAAAGAACCCGTTCCCAGCGGAAGTCATCGATAACCAGCTGCTCAGCGGCGACCACTCGGCGAAGGAAACCATCCACCTGGAATTCTCGCTCGAGGGATCCGGTTTCGATTATGAGCCTGGCGATGTGCTCGCGGTGATTCCGCGCAATGCCAAGGACGTGGTGGATGCCGTGCTCAAGGCCAGTGGACTGGATGCTGATGCCACCGTGGATGTCAAAGGTGTGGGCAACAAGAAGCTTTCCGCCGCCCTCACCGAGGATCTCGATATCACCGGGCTGTCGCGCAAAATCGTCAGTGCCTGGCAGCAGATTTCCGGCTCGGAGGAGCTGGCCAAACTGCTCGACGATGCCGCCAAGGGGGAGTTCAAGGACTGGAGCTACGGTCGGGAGATCATCGATCTGCTGGAAGAGCACCCGGCAAAATCGGTCACCGCACAGCAGTTTGTAGACATCTTGCGCAAGCTGCCGCCGCGCCTGTATTCCATCGCTTCCAGCCCCAAGGCCCACCCGGGCGAAGTGCATCTCACCGTGGCCGCCGTGCGCTACGAGAGTCATGGTAAGTCCCGCAAGGGCGTGGCCTCCACCTACCTGGCAGACGACGCCAAGAAGGGGACCCCGGTTTCTGTCTACGTGCACAAGAACAAGAACTTCCGCCTGCCGGAAAATGGCGACACCCCGATCATCATGGTCGGCCCCGGCACCGGCATCGCGCCCTTCCGCGCCTTCGTCGAAGAGCGCGCGGAAACGCAAGCCAAGGGGGATAGCTGGTTGTTCTTTGGCGATCAGAAATACAACGAGGACTTCCTCTATCAGCTGGAACTGCAAGACCACCTCAAGAACGGCAGCCTCTCGCGTCTCGATGTCGCCTTCTCGCGGGATCAGCCGGAGAAAGTCTACGTGCAGCACAAGATGTTGGAGAATGCCAAGGAGCTTTGGCAGTGGCTGGAAAAGGGTGCGCATTTCTACGTCTGTGGCGATGCCTCCCGCATGGCCAAGGATGTCCACGATGCGCTGCTGGAAATCATCGCCACGGAAGGTGGCAAGTCGCCCGAAGAAGCCGACGCCTACCTGGCCGCACTGAAGAAGGACAAGCGCTACCAGCGCGATGTGTATTAA
- a CDS encoding SDR family oxidoreductase: MPNTTKTTVLTTLSRLFLALAFLVCLPNCTQAEDEPLTVLVTGANRGLGLEHAKQWTAAGHKVIGTARKPAEAKELKATGAQVLQLDITSDDDIANLAKELKGQKIDVLINNAGYMNRGLNREALQRCFNINATGPLLLAKALQPNLKLSKHPKIVNISSGLGSIARTRGSYAAYSMSKAALNMATRQLHGQLAGDGFIVISLNPGHNKTDMGGAGAPLDPKDSVPQMLKLITGLKPDQSGKFWYINGSEVPW, from the coding sequence ATGCCGAACACCACCAAGACCACTGTGCTGACGACCTTGAGTCGTTTGTTTCTCGCTCTCGCATTCCTCGTTTGTTTACCCAACTGCACGCAGGCGGAAGATGAACCTTTGACGGTGTTGGTCACGGGGGCGAATCGGGGGCTGGGGTTAGAGCATGCCAAGCAGTGGACGGCGGCGGGGCACAAGGTGATTGGCACTGCGCGCAAGCCGGCCGAGGCCAAGGAGCTGAAAGCCACCGGCGCCCAGGTGCTGCAACTCGATATCACCAGCGATGACGACATCGCCAATCTCGCCAAGGAGCTGAAGGGACAAAAAATCGACGTGTTGATCAACAACGCGGGCTACATGAATCGGGGGCTCAATCGCGAGGCGCTGCAGCGTTGTTTCAATATCAATGCCACTGGTCCCCTACTGCTCGCCAAAGCGCTCCAACCGAACCTGAAGCTCTCCAAGCACCCGAAGATCGTCAACATTTCATCGGGTCTTGGCAGCATTGCCCGCACGCGTGGCAGCTACGCCGCTTACTCGATGAGCAAGGCGGCGCTGAACATGGCGACCCGACAACTGCACGGTCAGCTGGCCGGTGATGGGTTCATCGTGATTTCCCTGAACCCGGGACACAACAAAACCGACATGGGTGGTGCCGGTGCACCGCTGGATCCGAAGGACAGCGTGCCCCAAATGCTCAAGCTGATCACCGGGCTGAAGCCGGATCAATCGGGCAAATTCTGGTATATCAACGGCTCGGAAGTGCCTTGGTAG
- a CDS encoding phosphoadenylyl-sulfate reductase, with amino-acid sequence MAKPILKESEVDKVNAAFKQMSAPARIKWLHAEFGSRLVLSSSFGLQAAIMLHLVSENAPEVPVVWLDTGYLFPETYQYAEQLIETLNIDVKVYQPKLTAARQEALYGKLWEQGEEGNNRYGLINKVEPMNRALQELGTDIWISGLRRSQSSTRADRQFAEQQKQTLKVYPILDWSDPQVSAYFYDQKLPKHPLESEGYATMGDWHSTQPVGEGESAESSRFGGTKYECGLHLDSGAQDFQI; translated from the coding sequence ATGGCAAAACCGATCCTCAAAGAAAGCGAAGTTGATAAAGTCAATGCAGCCTTCAAGCAAATGTCAGCACCTGCCCGCATCAAGTGGCTGCACGCTGAGTTCGGCTCGCGTCTGGTGCTCAGCAGCAGTTTCGGTCTGCAGGCGGCGATCATGCTGCATCTGGTGAGCGAAAACGCCCCTGAGGTCCCGGTGGTGTGGCTGGATACCGGCTATCTTTTCCCGGAAACCTATCAGTATGCCGAGCAGCTGATCGAGACGCTGAACATCGATGTCAAAGTCTATCAGCCAAAGCTAACAGCAGCTCGCCAAGAGGCACTCTACGGCAAGCTCTGGGAGCAGGGGGAGGAGGGGAACAATCGCTACGGCCTGATCAACAAGGTCGAGCCGATGAACCGCGCCTTGCAAGAGCTCGGCACTGACATCTGGATCAGCGGCTTACGCCGATCGCAATCCAGCACCCGGGCTGACCGCCAGTTTGCCGAGCAGCAGAAGCAGACGCTCAAGGTATATCCCATCCTTGATTGGTCGGATCCGCAAGTCTCCGCCTATTTCTACGATCAGAAGCTTCCCAAGCACCCGCTGGAGTCCGAAGGTTACGCCACGATGGGCGATTGGCATTCCACCCAACCTGTAGGCGAAGGCGAATCGGCCGAGAGCTCAAGGTTCGGAGGCACTAAATACGAATGCGGTCTGCACCTCGATTCCGGCGCCCAGGATTTCCAGATTTAA
- the hemC gene encoding hydroxymethylbilane synthase, with the protein MKPLIIGTRGSALALAQAEMTEAALRAQFPDREIVRQVITTTGDRRTDVPLSEVAKSEGVIDKGVFIKELEVALENGEIDIAVHSMKDVPTVLADHFAIVGALERAPVNDVIVSQAPGGLLALPEGSTVATSSVRRQRQLKWMRPDLKVVDIRGNVPTRMQKLRDQDDIDAIMLAEAGLVRLGYNLGEEIDGLHAVPLDTLRFYPAAGQGIVGFEIRKDDDDARACAEAITHQPSMTLCRAEREFLRLLDAGCHTPVGVRSHIQGARLQMLGRVFDEHSDANPTEASVSGPSNVPEQVALELFNNLA; encoded by the coding sequence ATGAAACCATTAATCATAGGCACCCGCGGCAGCGCCCTGGCGCTCGCTCAGGCGGAAATGACTGAGGCCGCCCTGCGTGCCCAATTTCCAGACCGCGAAATCGTTCGTCAGGTGATCACCACCACTGGCGATCGCCGCACCGATGTGCCGCTTTCCGAGGTGGCCAAATCCGAGGGTGTTATTGATAAGGGAGTGTTCATCAAGGAGCTGGAAGTGGCTCTGGAAAATGGCGAGATCGATATCGCCGTGCACAGCATGAAGGATGTGCCTACCGTGCTGGCGGACCATTTTGCCATCGTCGGGGCGCTCGAGCGTGCTCCGGTGAACGACGTCATCGTGTCCCAAGCCCCCGGCGGCTTACTCGCTCTTCCTGAAGGATCCACTGTGGCCACCAGCAGCGTGCGCCGTCAACGACAGCTCAAGTGGATGCGGCCTGACCTCAAAGTGGTCGATATCCGCGGCAACGTTCCCACTCGGATGCAGAAGCTGCGCGACCAGGATGACATCGATGCCATCATGCTGGCCGAGGCCGGTTTGGTGCGCTTGGGTTATAACCTGGGTGAGGAAATCGACGGCCTGCACGCGGTTCCGCTGGACACACTTCGTTTTTACCCCGCCGCAGGGCAGGGGATTGTCGGGTTTGAAATCCGTAAGGACGACGACGACGCCCGCGCCTGCGCCGAGGCGATCACTCACCAGCCCTCGATGACTCTCTGCCGCGCCGAGCGCGAGTTCCTTCGTCTGCTCGATGCCGGCTGTCACACCCCGGTCGGTGTGCGCTCGCACATTCAAGGTGCTCGTTTGCAGATGTTAGGTCGGGTGTTCGATGAGCACAGCGATGCCAATCCCACCGAGGCCAGCGTCTCCGGACCATCCAATGTGCCGGAGCAGGTGGCTCTCGAACTTTTCAATAACCTCGCATGA
- the cobA gene encoding uroporphyrinogen-III C-methyltransferase has product MKGICYLTGAGPGNIGLVTLKAQQCIAEADVLVYDALSSAELLTWTKSDCEQIDVGKRAKCHKMRQEEINQLLVDKVREGKVVVRLKGGDPMIFGRGGEEAAALAEAGLKFEIIPGISSAFAGPTYAGIPLTHREYGAQLTLFSGHEAEGKTEGGVDYEALAKTPGTKVFLMGVARIRDICANLMQHGATPETPIALTRWASTGRQKTLTGTLATIADLVEEHNFKAPAVGVIGNIIKEMEKITWHEDRPLHGKRIVVTRSQEQASGLVNELTALGADVLELPVLRIVDPEDKRDFAELVASAHTYDWLVFSSTNGVRRFFDGFFSIYKDARSIGGVKIAVVGPGTQQAVEEYRFAADLVPEKHIAEGLVDAFKDEHDIENQTILWVRPKNARSVITDGLNEQRAIVDECVAYSIEAETSDPTGAAERFRSEGADLVTFTSSSTARFFHDLDLPWPDGCKAASIGPITSAKLNELGKTDIVEAEDHNIEGLVKTIVETLS; this is encoded by the coding sequence ATGAAGGGAATCTGCTACCTGACCGGTGCTGGACCGGGAAATATCGGCCTGGTGACCTTAAAGGCGCAGCAGTGCATCGCTGAAGCCGATGTGCTGGTTTACGATGCCCTGAGCAGTGCTGAACTGCTGACTTGGACGAAAAGCGACTGCGAACAAATCGACGTCGGCAAGCGCGCTAAGTGCCACAAAATGCGCCAGGAGGAAATCAATCAGCTGCTCGTGGACAAGGTGCGCGAGGGCAAGGTGGTGGTCCGACTGAAAGGCGGCGACCCGATGATCTTTGGTCGTGGGGGCGAAGAGGCAGCAGCGCTGGCGGAAGCCGGTCTGAAGTTTGAAATCATCCCCGGTATCTCATCGGCATTTGCCGGTCCCACCTACGCGGGTATCCCTCTGACGCACCGCGAATATGGGGCGCAGTTGACCTTGTTCTCCGGCCACGAAGCTGAGGGGAAAACCGAGGGAGGCGTCGATTACGAAGCCCTGGCCAAAACCCCGGGCACCAAGGTCTTTCTCATGGGCGTGGCCCGCATCCGCGATATTTGCGCGAATCTGATGCAGCATGGCGCCACTCCCGAAACCCCCATCGCCCTGACACGCTGGGCGAGCACGGGCCGACAAAAAACCCTCACCGGAACGCTGGCAACGATCGCGGACCTCGTGGAGGAACACAATTTCAAGGCTCCCGCTGTGGGAGTCATTGGCAACATCATCAAAGAAATGGAAAAAATCACATGGCATGAAGATCGTCCGCTGCACGGAAAACGTATCGTCGTTACCCGCAGCCAGGAGCAAGCTAGCGGACTGGTCAACGAACTCACCGCGCTCGGAGCCGATGTGCTCGAGCTCCCCGTGCTACGCATCGTCGATCCCGAGGACAAACGTGATTTCGCCGAGCTGGTCGCCAGCGCCCACACCTACGATTGGTTGGTGTTCAGCAGCACCAATGGCGTGCGTCGCTTCTTCGATGGCTTTTTCTCTATCTATAAAGACGCCCGCAGCATCGGTGGCGTGAAGATTGCTGTGGTCGGCCCCGGCACCCAGCAGGCCGTGGAGGAATACCGCTTTGCCGCCGATCTGGTGCCCGAAAAACACATCGCCGAAGGGCTGGTGGATGCCTTCAAGGACGAACACGATATCGAGAACCAGACCATCCTCTGGGTCCGACCCAAAAACGCCCGCTCCGTCATCACCGATGGTTTGAACGAGCAGCGCGCCATCGTCGATGAATGCGTCGCCTACAGCATCGAAGCCGAAACCTCCGATCCCACGGGCGCTGCCGAGCGCTTCCGGAGTGAGGGCGCCGATCTGGTGACCTTCACCAGCTCCTCAACGGCACGCTTTTTCCACGATCTCGATCTGCCATGGCCAGACGGCTGCAAGGCCGCGAGCATTGGCCCGATCACCAGCGCCAAGCTCAATGAACTCGGCAAAACCGACATCGTCGAAGCCGAGGACCACAACATTGAAGGCTTGGTCAAAACCATCGTGGAAACCCTGAGCTAG
- a CDS encoding NADPH-dependent assimilatory sulfite reductase hemoprotein subunit, producing MSEEKKLSANEPLKLNSDYLRGTLAEEIADTSNGAISADSQQLSKFHGMYLQDDRDVRAGRRKKKLDKAYSFLIRVRLPGGVATPEQWLAMDRIADQYANGTLKITTRQTWQLHGVIKNNLKASIQEMDKVAVDTIAACGDVNRNVICNANPHLSEVHSEAVQLANDISSHLMPRTRAYHEIFLDEEKVISSEEFEEPLYGKTYLPRKFKINIAIPPHNDTDIYAQCLSFIAIVEEGEIVGYNVTVGGGMGMTHGVEETFPRTADLIGFCTPEQAVNVAEKVMLVQRDFGRRDDRKWARLKYTVERMTADGFLAKLNEYLGYELEPARDFKFESNGDQFGWVTDDKGNHHLTLFVPGGRVLDTPSCPMKTGIAEIAKVLQGEFRMTANQNLVISNITDEQKPEIEALLEKYKILKTHERTALRLNSIACVALPTCGLALAEAERYLPTVITNLEEVVEECGLRHDAITIRMTGCPNGCGRPYLAEIGFVGKGPNKYNVYLGAGFHGQRLNKLYRESVSGDDIKALLSPIIRDYAKNRQEGERFGDFTIRAGYVAETTAGNNFHKNIAAEAAV from the coding sequence ATGAGTGAAGAGAAAAAACTTTCGGCCAACGAGCCACTGAAACTGAACAGCGACTACCTGCGTGGCACACTGGCAGAGGAAATTGCGGACACCAGCAACGGTGCCATTTCCGCCGACAGCCAACAGCTGAGCAAGTTCCACGGCATGTATCTGCAGGACGATCGCGATGTGCGTGCTGGTCGTCGTAAGAAGAAGTTGGACAAGGCCTACAGCTTTCTGATCCGGGTGCGTCTGCCCGGTGGGGTGGCCACGCCCGAGCAGTGGCTGGCGATGGATCGGATCGCCGATCAATACGCCAACGGCACCCTGAAAATCACCACCCGCCAGACCTGGCAGCTGCACGGGGTGATCAAGAACAACCTCAAGGCTTCCATCCAAGAAATGGACAAGGTGGCTGTGGACACTATCGCCGCCTGTGGCGATGTTAACCGCAACGTCATCTGCAACGCCAACCCACACCTCAGCGAGGTGCACTCGGAAGCCGTGCAGCTGGCCAACGACATCAGCTCCCACCTGATGCCACGCACCCGTGCCTACCACGAGATTTTCCTCGATGAAGAAAAGGTCATCAGCAGCGAAGAATTCGAAGAACCGCTCTACGGCAAAACTTACCTGCCGCGGAAATTCAAGATCAACATCGCCATCCCACCGCATAACGATACAGACATCTATGCGCAGTGCCTTTCCTTCATTGCCATCGTCGAAGAGGGGGAAATCGTCGGCTACAACGTCACCGTCGGTGGCGGCATGGGCATGACCCACGGGGTGGAAGAAACCTTCCCACGCACTGCCGATCTGATTGGCTTCTGCACGCCGGAGCAGGCGGTGAATGTGGCCGAGAAGGTGATGCTGGTGCAGCGCGACTTCGGACGCCGCGACGACCGCAAATGGGCCCGTCTCAAATACACCGTCGAGCGTATGACCGCCGATGGCTTTCTCGCCAAGCTCAATGAGTATCTGGGCTATGAACTGGAACCCGCCCGCGACTTCAAATTTGAATCCAATGGCGACCAGTTTGGCTGGGTCACCGATGACAAGGGTAATCACCACCTGACGCTCTTCGTGCCTGGTGGTCGGGTGCTCGATACCCCGTCCTGCCCGATGAAAACCGGCATCGCCGAGATCGCCAAGGTGCTCCAGGGCGAGTTCCGCATGACCGCGAACCAGAACTTGGTTATCTCTAACATCACCGACGAGCAAAAGCCCGAGATTGAGGCCTTGTTGGAAAAATACAAGATCCTCAAGACTCACGAACGGACCGCGCTCAGACTGAACTCGATCGCCTGTGTGGCCCTGCCAACCTGTGGTCTGGCGCTGGCCGAGGCCGAACGCTACCTGCCCACCGTCATCACCAACTTGGAAGAGGTGGTGGAAGAGTGCGGACTGCGTCACGATGCCATCACCATCCGCATGACCGGCTGCCCGAACGGCTGTGGCCGGCCTTACCTCGCGGAGATCGGATTTGTCGGCAAGGGGCCTAACAAATACAACGTCTACCTCGGTGCCGGCTTCCATGGGCAGCGCCTGAACAAGCTCTATCGTGAATCCGTTTCCGGCGACGATATCAAAGCTCTGCTGTCGCCCATCATCCGTGACTATGCCAAGAACCGTCAAGAGGGTGAACGCTTCGGCGATTTCACCATCCGCGCCGGATACGTGGCCGAGACCACAGCTGGAAACAATTTCCACAAAAATATCGCGGCAGAAGCTGCGGTCTAA
- a CDS encoding PEP-CTERM sorting domain-containing protein, whose product MRWQKPLTIGFLSMAIMSGSSLAAQTVIDGVLTDDLTDLSYFTAPLNMSLELVASGVAMTSDVPSVDRLVDWKIDGTTRLNLSSFGSIQVTPEQQIVDGEWQLWVLYYTDTGSFLSEVNLQPFTTSTDTFSADLSSTAPVDADEFFLRFRIKEAVGDGFTFSEIQAAPVPEPSTALLGLASLALIFRRSRA is encoded by the coding sequence ATGCGTTGGCAAAAACCTCTTACCATCGGCTTCCTGTCGATGGCGATCATGTCGGGTAGCTCCTTGGCTGCCCAGACAGTGATTGACGGGGTTTTGACCGATGATTTGACGGACCTGTCCTATTTCACCGCTCCGCTCAATATGTCGCTGGAGCTCGTCGCTTCCGGCGTGGCCATGACATCGGATGTGCCGAGCGTGGATCGATTGGTTGATTGGAAAATCGATGGCACCACGCGGTTGAATCTTTCCAGCTTCGGCTCCATTCAGGTGACTCCTGAGCAACAAATCGTCGATGGCGAATGGCAGCTCTGGGTGCTCTATTACACCGATACCGGCAGCTTCTTGAGTGAGGTCAATCTGCAGCCGTTCACCACCTCTACGGATACCTTCAGTGCCGATTTAAGCAGCACGGCTCCCGTGGATGCCGATGAGTTTTTTCTTCGCTTCCGAATCAAAGAGGCCGTGGGTGACGGCTTCACCTTTTCAGAGATTCAAGCCGCCCCAGTGCCCGAGCCCAGCACCGCGTTGTTAGGACTCGCCAGCCTCGCTCTGATCTTCCGCCGCTCACGCGCCTAA